From Lycium ferocissimum isolate CSIRO_LF1 chromosome 12, AGI_CSIRO_Lferr_CH_V1, whole genome shotgun sequence, one genomic window encodes:
- the LOC132040656 gene encoding hydroxyproline O-galactosyltransferase GALT2 has product MSPFNLHNNSLKASLFNFFSSRIFALHITMKTYRPNGRRFIISSFFFIIFLCILASINEIRFDSFLKFGRCAFANQTTITNSSSTNFLSVNSSSLSTNNEIRILIGILTLPDQYQKRHFLRLIYGTQSPIMGAKIDVKFVFCNLTKEDQKVLVALEIMRYDDIIILNCQENMNKGKTYTYFSSLPEIFSTSDDQPYYPPYHYIMKADDDTYIRLESLVESLRPLPREDLYYGYVIPCPSMDPFVHYMSGMGYLVSWDIAEWIRDSDIPKNHLEGPEDKVFGEWLRDGHRARHRYNAKWSMYNLPEPPTGCTHELWPNTIAVHLLKNQEKWIKTLNYFNVTRDLKPSKLYHIP; this is encoded by the coding sequence ATGTCGCCTTTTAATCTCCATAATAATTCTCTCAAAGCTTCGCTCTTTAACTTCTTTTCTTCACGAATCTTTGCTCTACATATTACGATGAAGACATACAGACCAAATGGCCGACGTTTCATCATTtcctcatttttcttcattattttcCTTTGCATTCTAGCTTCAATCAATGAAATCCGATTTGATAGCTTTTTGAAGTTTGGTAGATGTGCTTTTGCTAATCAAACAACAATTACTAATTCTTCTTCAACAAACTTTCTAAGTGTAAATTCCTCTTCCTTGTCCACCAATAACGAAATCCGAATTCTCATAGGAATCTTGACACTTCCCGATCAATACCAAAAGAGACACTTCTTGCGGCTAATCTATGGCACACAATCTCCAATAATGGGTGCAAAAATAGACGTCAAGTTTGTATTTTGCAATCTAACAAAAGAAGATCAAAAGGTATTGGTTGCACTTGAAATAATGCGTTACGACGATATCATCATCCTCAACTGTCAAGAAAATATGAACAAAGGTAAGACATATACCTATTTTTCGAGCTTGCCAGAAATTTTTTCAACTTCTGATGATCAGCCTTATTATCCACCTtaccactacataatgaaagcgGATGATGACACATACATAAGGCTTGAGAGTTTAGTTGAATCCTTAAGGCCATTGCCTAGGGAAGATTTGTACTATGGttatgttattccatgtcctaGCATGGACCCTTTCGTGCACTACATGTCGGGCATGGGTTATTTGGTGAGTTGGGATATAGCAGAATGGATAAGAGATTCTGATATTCCTAAAAATCATTTAGAAGGACCAGAAGATAAGGTATTTGGAGAGTGGCTACGAGATGGTCATCGAGCAAGACATCGATACAATGCCAAATGGTCTATGTACAATTTGCCAGAACCACCAACAGGATGCACACATGAGCTGTGGCCAAACACCATTGCAGTTCATCTTCTCAAGAACCAAGAGAAGTGGATTAAGACTCTCAATTATTTCAATGTCACTAGGGATCTTAAACCATCTAAGTTGTATCATATACCTTAG
- the LOC132039059 gene encoding protein YIP4b-like, protein MSQRDIIPLNSTSQSDTDEIENLIYPPPSTVLPVHPPSPPRAAATISISSSAFMPSDLRPLPSPSTTNHKSTPVVPSIPASPPLPSSGGQSNIVATGFGSLPNTLMEPVWDTVKRDLSRIVSNLKLVVFFPNPYREDPGKALCDWDLWGPFFFIIFLGLTLSWSASEPFIAPTLPPTTPTLISQPPTRPLPPPTTPHHHPTLFP, encoded by the exons ATGTCACAGAGAGACATAATACCTCTAAACTCAACTTCCCAATCAGACACTGATGAAATTGAAAACCTCATTTAt cctCCTCCTTCTACTGTCCTTCCGGTACatcctccttctcctcctcgTGCTGCCGCTACCATCTCTATTTCCTCTTCTGCATTCATGCCTTCCGATCTCCGCCCTCTACCTTCCCCCTCAACCACCAATCACAAATCGACACCTGTCGTCCCTTCAATTCCAGCATCCCCACCGTTACCTTCATCAGGGGGACAGTCCAATATAGTTGCTACTGGATTTGGATCTCTACCGAATACACTTATGGAACCTGTTTGGGATACAGTGAAAAGAGATCTATCTAGAATTGTTAGTAATTTGAAGCTGGTTGTTTTTTTTCCTAATCCTTATAGGGAAGATCCTGGCAAAGCGCTATGTGATTGGGATCTATGGGGTCCtttcttctttattattttccttGGTCTCACTTTATCTTGGTCTGCCTCTGAGCCATTTATCGCCCCTACCCTACCACCCACGACACCCACCCTCATCTCACAACCACCCACCCGTCCACTACCCCCACCCACTACtcctcaccaccacccaaccctaTTCCCATAA